In the genome of Maribacter forsetii DSM 18668, the window CAGGAAAAGCTCTTGAATTTTTACATGAAAAGGTAACTAAAGACATTAGAAAAGGGTCTCCTGAACAAAAAGGTGATTGGAGACCTCTTTTATTTCTATTTACTGATGGTAAACCATCTGACGTTCAATCTTACAAAGATGTTATACCGAAGATTAAGTCTATTAATTTTGGTACAATAGTCGGTTGTGCTGCCGGACATTTAGCTGATGATGATCAACTTAAAGCCTTAACAGACACCGTTGTTCATTTACAAACAGCAGATAGTAACACTTTAAAGCAATTTTTCATGTGGGTTTCTGATACAATTGAACAAGGAAATAAGAGTATGGGTACTACTGACAACGTCACCCTTCCTCCCCCACCGTCTGAAGATATAATTGTTATATAAATCATTATTTACATATCATTTACATTGCCACTATCTACTTTTTTGAGTTTTAAAAACGAATTAGATATAAATATTACTTTCAAATTCATTACACGTTATTAAAATATTAATACCATGAGAAGACTACCAATCTATTTTTTAATTGATGTTTCTGAATCTATGGTAGGTGACCCTATCAATCAAGTACAGGATGGAATTGCTACTATCATTCAAGAATTGAAAACAGACCCTCAAGCATTAGAAACAGTATATATTTCTATTATAGTTTTTGCTGGTGAAGCAAAGACCATTGTACCTCTTCAAGATATAATTAGTTTTTACCCACCTAAATTCCCAATTGGTAGTGGTACTTCTCTAAGTAAAGGACTTGGTCATTTAATGCATGATTTAAGGAAAAATTTAGTAAAAACTACTGAACATCAAAAAGGAGATTGGAAACCAATAGTATTTTTATTTACAGATGGTGTGCCAACGGATGACAGTACATCAGCTATTAAAGAATGGAATAACAATTGGAGCAAAACCGCAAATCTGGTAGCCATTTCGTTAGGTGATGGTGCCGATATTTCTTTACTTAAAAATTTGACTGTTAATATTCTTAAGTTAGAGAATACAGATAGCTCTGGATATCGTGAATTTTTCAAATGGGTAACAGATTCTATTAAAACTAGTAGTGAAAGTGTTGAATCAAACCAATCTGGTTTTGAATTAGCTAAATTAGATTCTGATAATATTTCTAATATAGACCTAAAC includes:
- a CDS encoding vWA domain-containing protein, which produces MRRLPVYFLLDTSGSMVGEPIEALNNALTGMINTLRSDAQASETLWISIITFDREVKELMPLTDLQSFQLPEITCPKSGPTFTGKALEFLHEKVTKDIRKGSPEQKGDWRPLLFLFTDGKPSDVQSYKDVIPKIKSINFGTIVGCAAGHLADDDQLKALTDTVVHLQTADSNTLKQFFMWVSDTIEQGNKSMGTTDNVTLPPPPSEDIIVI
- a CDS encoding TerY-C metal binding domain-containing protein; this encodes MRRLPIYFLIDVSESMVGDPINQVQDGIATIIQELKTDPQALETVYISIIVFAGEAKTIVPLQDIISFYPPKFPIGSGTSLSKGLGHLMHDLRKNLVKTTEHQKGDWKPIVFLFTDGVPTDDSTSAIKEWNNNWSKTANLVAISLGDGADISLLKNLTVNILKLENTDSSGYREFFKWVTDSIKTSSESVESNQSGFELAKLDSDNISNIDLNKQEQATYVDDNFVVLSGMCQNTKSTYLMKYKKVIKQSNFGGIELGTKSYRLNGAFQVGESYNELSDGKSIQKTVNTAELVGAPTCPCCGNQIAFAVCQCNQIHCIGDEKVTTCPNCGNKGQYEAGSGGFDVNRTQG